One genomic region from Quercus robur chromosome 4, dhQueRobu3.1, whole genome shotgun sequence encodes:
- the LOC126721827 gene encoding uncharacterized protein LOC126721827, translating into MASFSPFVTILNQNKLIGSNYVNWKRNLDIVLTTEAYKFVLNQPCPNFPSLDAPTKEKQRYDRWQKSNEMDKCYILASISNVLQHQMQDVELASDIMLSSKEMFGEQGRLARKDTMRIILNTKMAQGTPIREHCLKMISYLNTLEILGADIDGESHVDMIL; encoded by the coding sequence ATGGCATCTTTTAGCCCATTTGTtactattcttaatcaaaacaaactgatTGGATCCAACTATGTTAACTGGAAAAGAAACTTAGACATTGTTCTTACTACTGAAGCATACAAATTTGTACTTAATCAACCATGTCCAAACTTTCCTTCATTAGATGCTCCTACTAAGGAAAAACAGCGATATGATCGTTGGCAAAAATCTAATGAGATGGATAAGTGCTATATCCTAGCATCTATTTCAAATGTTCTACAACATCAAATGCAGGATGTGGAACTAGCTTCAGACATAATGTTAAGTTCGAAGGAGATGTTTGGTGAGCAAGGTCGTTTAGCTAGGAAAGATACTATGAGGATTATCTTGAATACCAAGATGGCTCAAGGGACTCCAATAAGAGAGCATTGTCTTAAGATGATCTCTTATTTGAATACATTGGAGATTTTAGGTGCCGACATTGATGGAGAATCCCATGTAGATATGATACTTTAA